Genomic DNA from Puntigrus tetrazona isolate hp1 chromosome 6, ASM1883169v1, whole genome shotgun sequence:
GTTTtgtttcacttcacttcacttcagtGTTTCTATTCAACTCTAGTGCCGCCGGGTTAATAAAGTTAACCCTTAAATCACTCATAACAGCAATATGCGTGTTGTAACAAAATGATAGTATTCTTTACCGCAAACCTTACTGAATCATAAATTTCATATCCTAAATGTCATATGTTTGGTCTTTAGAAGGTTGTACCCTTGAGTCAGACACCTAAGTTGCTTCATAAAGGACTATTCTTACATTTAGTGTACTCTATGTCAATCTGGATTACAGAAATCAGTCACTGATTCACCACTTAatcatctttatatttttgctatGTACAGGCCGTTAACTAAAGTCAGTTAAGTATTAATCTATTGAGCAATGGAAAGAGAAAATTCTTTTCCTTGTAAAACTGAGACTTTGCTTGTTCTCGTTTCCGTTTGCGGATCCCGTTTAGCAATCTACAAAAGTTAATGTTTGCAACGTAAATATGACCAAGGCTTTGTAGCAGCAATACCGTCTCGATTGTCAGAATTTATTTGTGTTGGATTAAATCAGTATTTTCTCTCTAAACTTTCTGTTACCAGGTGCTTGGCGGGACATCGGGTCTATTTGGTAATCATGGGAACCAGCCGTCTCCAGTGCTGTCAGTGCAGCAGCAGAGGAACCTTTCCCTGCATGAATACATGAGCATCGGGCTGCTGAAAGAAGCGGGCATCTCTGTGCCCTCGGGTATGGTTGCCAGCACGCCTGATGAGGCTTATTCTGCTGCCAAGCAGATCGGTAAGAACCCATGAACATATGCTGGGCAGTAATTAAGGAACGTTGACAATATTTATTCTTGAAGGGATGCAGGCTGCACAACATATGCACACAGGctcagttgtttttttcactgGAAAGATCTTTAGTAGTTCaacacagcatatatatatatatatacctttagGGAATTCCATTGGCAATGGTTTTCTGCAGGTCAGATTACAGTGTTTTGAACAGGACTGCCAGTTTAGCCTATTTTAGGATCTTGAgtttactgtgtgtttgtgtttcagctgTTGTGCTGTTCTCACACACCCTGCAGGCTAAACATAGATTTGCTCCACCTCTGGAGAATGTGGTTGGCCTGAACTTTAATCTAACCGTCAGCATATAGGCAGCACCTGCACGGACCCGTGATGGACAGGCAGTGCTGGAATAAAGGAGGGTAGGGTGTCACAAACAAGGAAGGACTAGCTTTAGACTGAGAGACATGCACAATAGAGAAAGTTTAAGCGACCCATTAGTTTTAATCTCGGTGCCTCTCAGATTTGAATTGGATTTTACTCCTTAACTTACTGTTTCCAAATGAGCAGCCTAATCGTTTGCTGTGGATTTCATATTTGGTAAATGCAGTAAACTACGCTCAGGGTTGCAAAAAGTGggagtgttttatttgtaaaatagttTCACAATGTCAGCATTTTAAGTGTTCTTGGGGGGGCGCTTCCCTTTTTCAGTACTCCAACTTGGTATAGTTGCCCAAATCTGAAAATTctgtcagtttttatttacgCTCTTGGTGTCTAAACCTCCTACAACAGATGTTTTGGAGGACAAAAGGAAGGTCATATTTCTGTTTTCCAATACATTTGAAAGTAACCATAAAAAAGCACTTtacaatttgagaaaaaaaagatttttgcaaattaaaaagtcatatagagcattgtgatattttaaaaataattctagtATGATGATTTGgtgttaaagaaacatttctcattacaTCTTTGCAGTCGTATTTGATAAACGTAATGCATTTTGTTAACCATAAAACAGTGCCTCAAACTTGAACAATATTGTAACGAAGAACAGTAACATTCAAGCCATTAGACAGGAAAAAGGCAGCATTTTGTTTAGTATCTTCTCATTAGAATGGGTCTTATGGGATTATAAgaaaatgagggtgagtaaataatgatgatgattattattatttatttttattatgcagatttttaaataacaacacaCATGGCCTATTTGAACATCAATACaatatgctatttttatgaagggaaaaaagcaaacaaaaaacattcatagcaatagataaataaaaattatgtaaccAGAAGATCACCATTATCTGTGTCGAATCCAAATTACCCCACATAACataaggaaagaaagaaagaaagaaaaaagcagtTTATTATGAAGGTATAAAGAATAGGAttccacattttataaaatgaattaatacagtctaatacacactttttttttctaaatgtaggAAAGACATTTAAGTCCTTCAACCAAGAAAAATTAGCAGGAGGGCATGAGCATTTCCAATGTAACAAATAAGAATTTTATAATAGTTCTGAAAAGTTAGCTTGTAAAGTTACAACTCCTATTAGAAATGGTAGAAATCTGCAGCTTATTGTTTTTACTAAACAGGAGCAATTGAGTTTATGAAGCCATGCCTTCCTAAATCATTCTTATTGGCGTCATGCGTCTGTTGTTGTCAACTTATTATGCAATTTAAATCCAAGTAAATCAAAACTGTTTAATCTTTCCTGTTCTGTTTTGTGGCACTGCATTTATCATAACAGTCAGGCCCAGGCTTTCATAATGTCTGTGCAGCAGGTCTGTGCAGGTTTAGAGACTAGCTAATCAAAGTATGACTCACTGGTTGAGGATGCAGCAGCTCTGTAGTGAATTTTTCATCCGTCAGTTTAAGTGGTATTAGTTTCTTTGAGCAAGGCTATGTGTTTGTGCACTACTTTTGTCTGTTCAGTTAGCGTTATTCaaggtttctctctctctctctctctctctctctctcttatttattctttctctttttttttcaggctctAAAGACCTGGTGGTGAAAGCCCAAGTGTTGGCGGGTGGTCGAGGCAAAGGCACGTTTGAGGGAGGACTGAAAGGCGGCGTCAGAATCGTTTACTCGTGGGTGTTTGTGCCTACTTTATTGTTCATCACTTTTACTTTCCCAATTTCCTCTTTGTCTTCTTACTCGCTTTGTGTCTGCAGGCCAGAGGAAGCGAGAGATATCTCTTCTAAGATGATTGGCAAGAAGCTGTTCACTAAGCAGACAGGAGAGGCTGGGCGGATCTGTAACCAGGTGTTTATCTGCGAGCGCAGATACCCCCGCAGAGAGTATTATTTTGCCATCACCATGGAGAGGTCCTACCAGGTGAGAGGTCACGGACTGGGCCATTGCTGCGCGGTTTTTCTACGAAACTGCTTTGTATTTGTGCATAAAAGCACAAAGCCTTTTTTTTACAAGCGTTCAAAAATGACATCACCACTTAATGTGCTGCAGTAAGCAGACTGGCCAGTAGAGGCCATTGTCAGCACTGTACTGGTTTCACCTGCCCTTAAAATGATATGGGTTCTACTCCACCCCCTGTAGGGCCCTGTGCTGATTGGCAGTTCTCAGGGGGGCGTGAACATTGAGGATGTGGCTGCAGAGAATCCTGATGCTATCGTGAAAGAGCCTATTGATATCATACAGGGAATAAAGATGGATCAGGCTATTAAGGTGAGGTGCGGAGTATTACTCGTGTATAGACCGTTCCCACACTGACCCctgcatgaaaaatgttttttttttttcccctctctcagGTGGCAGAGAAGATGGGTTTCCCCCCGGCATTGATCAATGAAGCTGCAGAAAACATGTTGAAACTGTATGATGTGTTCATCAAGTATGATGCATCTATGGTGGAGATCAACCCAATGGTGGAAGATTCATCTGGCATTGGTACCAGAAAGCAGACACcttacacttttatttacattatgtacACAACCCTAGTCCTAAGGATGCATGATCAATTTCTCAATACAGTTTTTTGGATAAggcaattaaatcaaattattgtGTGGGTTTTACACCTTAAAAATGGTTAAACATGacactgtgtttatttacttttgtgcaTCTCATGatctggtgtttttttttgtttttttttttaaggtttttttaaagcatatcaaAGTGTGTTGGTAGATTTATTGTGGATTGAGCCTCTGTGCAGCCCTACCATCACTATAACACTCCATGGCATTCCCATTGTTTCAGGCATTCATAGATGTTTTCTTCTGTGCTTTGCAGTGATGTGTATGGACGCTAAGATCAACTTTGACTCAAACGCTGCCTACAGACAGAAGAAAGTGTTCGAAATGCGAGACTGGACCCAGGAGGATGCCAGAGACCAACAGGCAGCCAAAGCAGACCTCAACTACATCGGCCTAGACGGCACTATTGGCTGTCTGGGTCAGTACAAACACCCACAATCCTCCATTAGAGAAACATTAACACAGCATTGAGTGGACGATTTAAAAATTATACCCGCatatcagcattttttaaaatgtagaattaGAACTAAAGATCTtttatacgttttatttttcacgattgcactttattttgtcggtcaactttagacattctactaactataagtactTTATAACTACTTGTCAACTACATGTCAAGTGATtatcattcatttgcaactacatgtcattAACTCTCAGAGTAcagttagggtaggtttaggggtagtaGAATAAgtagtcagtatgttgtggtGGGTTAGATGACTTGTTataagatattaagcagacagtcgtgtaatactctaatgactgctagtctacatgtagttacaaagttacttactgttagtagaatgtctaaagttgacttttaaaataaagcgttaacTTTTGACTGGTTTGTATATGTGTAAACTCATGCATATGATGTCATCTGTGTTTAGTCAATGGGGCTGGACTCGCTATGGCCACCATGGACATCATTAAACTTCATGGTGGAACACCTGCTAACTTC
This window encodes:
- the sucla2 gene encoding succinate--CoA ligase [ADP-forming] subunit beta, mitochondrial; translated protein: MATSLICGRLSAGLWNSGSRTTLSSAAKVLGGTSGLFGNHGNQPSPVLSVQQQRNLSLHEYMSIGLLKEAGISVPSGMVASTPDEAYSAAKQIGSKDLVVKAQVLAGGRGKGTFEGGLKGGVRIVYSPEEARDISSKMIGKKLFTKQTGEAGRICNQVFICERRYPRREYYFAITMERSYQGPVLIGSSQGGVNIEDVAAENPDAIVKEPIDIIQGIKMDQAIKVAEKMGFPPALINEAAENMLKLYDVFIKYDASMVEINPMVEDSSGIVMCMDAKINFDSNAAYRQKKVFEMRDWTQEDARDQQAAKADLNYIGLDGTIGCLVNGAGLAMATMDIIKLHGGTPANFLDVGGGATAQQVTEAFKLITSDKKVQAILVNIFGGIMRCDVIAQGIIMAVTDLDLKIPIVVRLQGTRVDDAKALIAASPLKILACDDLDEAAKMVVKLSEIVSLAKEAQVDVKFQLPI